Genomic DNA from Catellatospora sp. TT07R-123:
CGACGCCCAGATCAACGAGATGATCTCGCTGTCGCTGTTCGGCGTGGAGGGCGGCGACGCGGCCGCGTCCCGGCTGCTCGACCGGGGGGTGACCGGCTTCGTCTGCGGCTCGGACCTGATGGCGCTGGGCGCGATCCGCGCGGTGCGCCAGCGCGGGTTGCAGGTGCCCACCGACGTCTCCGTGGTCGGCTACGACGACTCGCCGCTGATCGCGTTCACCGACCCGCCGATGACCACCCTGCGCCAGCCCGTACGGGCGATGGCCGTGGCAGCCGTACGGGCACTGGTCGATGAGATCAAGGGACACCCGGCACCCCACTCGGAGTACATTTTCCGGCCGGAACTGGTCGTTCGGGGATCTACCGCTGCCTACAGCGGGTGACGTGTACGGCGCCGTGACGGCTGAAACTTTCTGAAAGCTATTGCTTGACTCTTGCGCAACTTGCGCGACATCCTTCATGGGTCCTTCCGGTTCGGCCACGCCGTCGTGGCCGCGCCGTCCCCTGAAGCAGACGCACCTAACGCGCAGCCCGCTCATGCGCGACCCCCGAAAGGATCGCCAGTGACCACGCAGGCAAACGACGACTGGTGGCGTGACGCCGTCGTCTACCAGGTGTACCCGCGCAGCTTCGCCGACGGCGACGGCGACGGCACCGGTGATCTGCAGGGCGTGCGGGGCAAGCTGCCGTACCTGCGCGAGCTCGGCGTCGACGCGATCTGGCTCAGCCCGTTCTACACGTCGCCGCTGGCCGACGGCGGCTACGACGTCGCCGACTACCGCGACGTCGACCCCCGCTTCGGCACCCTGGCCGACTTCGACGCGATGGCCTCCGACGCGCACGCGCTCGGCATCCGCGTCATCGTCGACCTGGTCCCCAACCACTCCTCCGACCTGCACGTCTGGTTCCAGCAGGCGCTGGCGGCGGCCCCCGGCTCCCCCGAGCGCGAGCGCTACATGTTCCGCGACGGCCTCGGCGAGACCGGCGAGCTGCCCCCGAACGACTGGGAGTCCATCTTCGGCGGCCGCGCCTGGACCCGGGTCCCCGACGGCCAGTGGTACTTGCACCTGTTCGCCCCCGAGCAGCCCGACCTCAACTGGGAGAACCCCGAGGTCCGCACCGAGTTCCACGGCGTGCTGCGCTTCTGGCTCGACCGGGGCGTGGACGGGTTCCGCATCGACGTGGCCCACGGCATGATCAAGGCTGAGGGCCTGCCCTCGGTCGGCCGGACCAGCGACGACGGCGGCCGCCAGGTCGAGATGCTCGGCAGCGAGCCGCTGCCCTACTTCGACCAGGACGGCGTGCACGACATCTACCGCGAGTGGCGGCCGATCCTGGACGAGTACCCGGGCGGCCGGATGGCCGTGGCCGAGGCGTGGGTGGACTCGCCGGAGCGGCTGGCCCGCTACATCGGCCGCGACGAGCTGCA
This window encodes:
- a CDS encoding glycoside hydrolase family 13 protein produces the protein MTTQANDDWWRDAVVYQVYPRSFADGDGDGTGDLQGVRGKLPYLRELGVDAIWLSPFYTSPLADGGYDVADYRDVDPRFGTLADFDAMASDAHALGIRVIVDLVPNHSSDLHVWFQQALAAAPGSPERERYMFRDGLGETGELPPNDWESIFGGRAWTRVPDGQWYLHLFAPEQPDLNWENPEVRTEFHGVLRFWLDRGVDGFRIDVAHGMIKAEGLPSVGRTSDDGGRQVEMLGSEPLPYFDQDGVHDIYREWRPILDEYPGGRMAVAEAWVDSPERLARYIGRDELHQAFNFDFMMAEFDAESFRTIIDKSLAEADLVGAPTTWVLSNHDKFRHVTRYGDGVIGLRRARAATLLMLSLPGSAYLYNGEELGLNEVLDLPDELREDPSFKRTGESRDGCRVPLPWGGTLEEGFRFNPDGQGTPWLPQPAKWESLTAQAQESDPESTLNFYRAALRLRRELPALGGGKVQWIDSPEGVLAFRRDPGVVVVTNIADRPVTLAELGLSGTPLLTSSPVPTPGTLPADTTLWLLG